A genomic window from Streptomyces sp. WMMC940 includes:
- a CDS encoding Rv3235 family protein produces MQHTSPGTPGTPGTRTGTGTRPGNRHDSRAPGRRAPRRPASPGPRPSTGGRSRLPRYWFAERLLAVLSGHRPVHWMLGHTIGRAYEQLVRLAPAAPLSTNGLRPVLRHCDEYVPRPGVIEAFARITTGDRVRAMAFRLEQGPDLRWRCAAVELGGERLTAGV; encoded by the coding sequence ATGCAGCACACCTCGCCGGGGACGCCGGGGACGCCGGGGACGAGGACGGGCACGGGGACGAGGCCCGGGAACCGCCACGACAGCCGCGCGCCCGGCCGCCGCGCACCGCGACGACCCGCGTCACCCGGGCCGCGGCCCTCCACGGGTGGCCGTTCCCGCCTTCCCCGCTACTGGTTCGCGGAACGGCTGCTCGCGGTCCTCAGCGGCCACCGGCCCGTCCACTGGATGCTCGGCCACACGATCGGCCGCGCCTACGAACAGCTCGTCCGGCTCGCCCCCGCCGCTCCGCTCAGCACCAACGGACTGCGGCCCGTGCTGCGCCACTGCGACGAGTACGTCCCGCGGCCGGGCGTCATCGAGGCCTTCGCCAGGATCACCACGGGCGACCGGGTGCGTGCCATGGCCTTCCGCCTCGAACAGGGACCCGACCTCCGCTGGCGCTGCGCCGCCGTGGAACTCGGCGGCGAACGCCTCACCGCCGGGGTCTGA
- a CDS encoding DUF6912 family protein: MRVYVPLTLPGLAQAHKAGEIGPGPVTAYAVTPALREWYVSDDIEELEYAALNRAAAASLRSLAGDPGTPRRRVVVAVDVPDNAAVADPAAGLGSASLGEVRIATAVPLAKAASVHVDSQDAERDVAAAADALGAADHGDDDAQFIVDGAEDHELLWYGVQEIPGLVH, from the coding sequence ATGCGCGTCTACGTTCCCCTGACCCTCCCCGGTCTCGCACAGGCGCACAAGGCGGGCGAGATCGGGCCCGGGCCGGTGACCGCCTACGCGGTGACGCCCGCCCTGCGCGAGTGGTACGTCTCCGACGACATCGAGGAGTTGGAGTACGCCGCGCTGAACCGTGCCGCGGCGGCGTCGCTGCGATCGCTGGCGGGCGACCCCGGGACGCCGCGCCGCCGGGTGGTCGTGGCCGTCGACGTCCCGGACAACGCCGCGGTCGCGGACCCGGCGGCGGGGCTCGGGTCGGCCTCGCTGGGCGAAGTGCGCATCGCGACCGCGGTGCCGCTGGCGAAGGCGGCGTCGGTGCACGTCGACTCCCAGGACGCGGAGCGGGACGTGGCCGCCGCGGCGGACGCGCTGGGGGCGGCGGACCACGGCGACGACGACGCTCAGTTCATCGTGGACGGAGCGGAGGACCATGAGCTGCTCTGGTACGGGGTGCAGGAGATTCCCGGCCTCGTCCACTGA
- a CDS encoding HAD family hydrolase — protein MGKHSAHVVWDWNGTLLDDIHTVIEATNASFAEIGLGPITLERYRELYCVPVPRFYERLMGRLPTDEEWAAMDAVFHRHYWRLAETCLLTVGAAELLAARQASGRTQSLLSLAPHEHLIPIVRRHGIEEHFVRVDGRVGASHAGKAEHMVRHLAAMEHVPPERIVVVGDAADDALAAAHVGAKAVLYTGGSHSRASLRAAGVPVVDSLAEAVEVAEELVG, from the coding sequence ATGGGGAAGCACAGCGCGCACGTGGTCTGGGACTGGAACGGCACACTCCTCGACGACATCCACACGGTCATCGAGGCGACGAACGCGTCGTTCGCCGAGATAGGGCTCGGCCCGATCACGCTCGAGCGCTACCGAGAGCTGTACTGCGTGCCGGTGCCCCGGTTCTACGAGCGGCTGATGGGCCGCCTGCCCACGGACGAGGAGTGGGCGGCCATGGACGCGGTCTTCCACAGGCACTACTGGCGGCTGGCCGAGACCTGCCTGCTCACCGTCGGGGCGGCGGAACTGCTCGCCGCCCGCCAGGCGTCGGGTCGTACGCAGTCGCTGCTGTCGCTGGCCCCGCACGAGCACCTGATACCGATCGTGCGGCGCCACGGGATCGAGGAGCACTTCGTGCGGGTCGACGGCCGCGTGGGCGCCTCCCACGCGGGCAAGGCGGAGCACATGGTGAGGCACCTGGCAGCGATGGAGCACGTGCCACCGGAGCGGATCGTGGTCGTCGGCGACGCGGCGGACGACGCGCTCGCGGCGGCGCACGTGGGGGCGAAGGCGGTGCTCTACACCGGGGGCTCGCACAGCAGGGCGAGCCTGCGGGCGGCGGGCGTGCCGGTCGTCGACAGCCTCGCGGAGGCGGTCGAGGTCGCCGAGGAACTGGTGGGGTAG
- a CDS encoding DJ-1/PfpI family protein, which produces MSVKILIVTGDAAESLEVLYPYQRLREEGYEVHVAAPARKKLQFVVHDFEPGFDTYTEKPGYTWPADLAFSEVDPGDYAAIVIPGGRAPEYLRNDPELRKILKSFFDADKPVAQICHGPLLTAATGSLTGRRVTAYPALELDMQAAGASFQDTEAVVDGTLVSSRAWPDHPAWMREFLQVLRAKAPLG; this is translated from the coding sequence ATGAGCGTGAAGATCCTGATCGTCACCGGCGACGCAGCCGAGTCCCTGGAGGTCCTCTACCCGTACCAGCGACTGCGCGAGGAGGGGTACGAGGTCCACGTCGCGGCCCCGGCACGCAAGAAGCTCCAGTTCGTCGTCCACGACTTCGAACCCGGTTTCGACACGTACACCGAGAAGCCGGGCTACACCTGGCCGGCCGACCTGGCGTTCTCGGAGGTCGACCCGGGAGACTACGCCGCGATCGTCATTCCCGGCGGGCGGGCTCCCGAGTACCTCCGCAACGACCCGGAGCTCCGCAAGATCCTCAAGTCCTTCTTCGACGCGGACAAGCCCGTGGCGCAGATCTGCCACGGCCCGCTGCTGACGGCGGCCACGGGCAGCCTCACGGGCCGCAGGGTGACGGCCTACCCGGCACTGGAACTCGACATGCAGGCCGCCGGCGCCTCCTTCCAGGACACCGAAGCGGTCGTGGACGGCACCCTGGTCTCCTCCCGGGCCTGGCCCGACCACCCGGCCTGGATGCGCGAGTTCCTCCAGGTGCTGCGGGCGAAGGCACCCCTGGGCTGA
- a CDS encoding NAD-glutamate dehydrogenase, translating into MQTKLDEAKAELLERAARVAEHSPGGGQLPTGSDSGERPDRDHILAFLQRYYLHTAPEDLTDRDPVDVFGAAVSHYRLAENRPQGTANVRVHTPTVEENGWTSSHSVVEVVTDDMPFLVDSVTNELSRQGRGIHVVIHPQIVVRRDVTGKMIEVLSGEPTGAALPHDALVESWIHVEIDRETDRADLKQITADLLRVLSDVREAVEDWEKMREAALRISEELPQEPIPGDLREEEVDEARELLRWLSDDHFTFLGYREYNLVDGDALSAVPGTGLGILRSDPHHTGDDAHGHPVSPSFNRLPADARAKAREHKLLILTKANSRATVHRPSYLDYVGVKKFDAEGNVIGERRFLGLFSSAAYTESVRRVPVIRRKVTEVLDGAGFSPHSHDGRDLLQILETYPRDELFQTPVDELRSIVTSVLYLQERRRLRLYLRQEEYGRYYSALVYLPRDRFNTTVRERLTGILKEDLGGTSVDFTLMSTESVLTRLHFVVRVPSGTELTHLTDVDKERLEARLAEAARSWADGFAEALNAELGEERAAELARKYASAFPEGYKADHSPRAAVADLVHLEQLTRSGKDFSLSLYEPVGAAPGERRFKIYRFGEQVSLSSVLPVLNRLGVEVIDERPYELRCADRTHGWVYDFGLRMPTAPGNGGEYLGDDARERFQDAFSAVWTGAAENDTFNSLVLRAGLTWREAMVLRAYAKYLRQAGSTFSQDYMEDTLLNNVHTTRLLINLFEARMAPDRQRAGTELTDALLEELDAALDQVASLDEDRILRSFLTLIKATLRTNFFQEAGGGTWHSYVSMKFDPQAIPDLPAPRPAYEIWVYSPRVEGVHLRYGKVARGGLRWSDRREDFRTEILGLVKAQMVKNTVIVPVGAKGGFVAKQLPDPSVDREAWLAEGIASYRTFISALLDITDNMVGGEVVPPPDVVRHDGDDTYLVVAADKGTATFSDIANEVAIAYNFWLGDAFASGGSAGYDHKGMGITARGAWESVKRHFRELGHDTQTEDFTVVGVGDMSGDVFGNGMLLSEHIRLVAAFDHRHIFIDPDPDAAVSYAERRRLFELPRSSWADYDTGLLSPGGGIHPRTAKSIPVNAQVREALGIEPGVTKLTPAELMKAILQAPVDLLWNGGIGTYVKASGESNADVGDKANDAIRVNGEDLRVKVVGEGGNLGLTQLGRIEFARGGGRVNTDAIDNSAGVDTSDHEVNIKILLNGLVAEGDMTVKQRNKLLAEMTDEVGGLVLRNNYAQNVALANAVAQSPSLLHAHQRFMRRLGREGALDRALEFLPNDRQIRELLNNRHGLSQPELAVLLAYTKITVAEELIGTSLPDDPYLRGLLHAYFPKPLREQFPEAVDGHALRREIVTTVLVNDTVNTGGSTFLHRLREETGASVEEIVRAQTAARAIFGLGEVWDAVEALDTKVAADVQTRMRLHSRRLVERGTRWLLGNRPQPLELTETIDFFASRVEQVWAELPKMLSGADLEWYEGLLEEFTAAGVPEELATRVAGFSSAFPTLDIVAIADRTGKDPLAVAEVYYDLADRLRITELMDRIIELPRADRWQSMARASIREDLYAAHAALTADVLAVGNGASTPEQRFKAWEGKNASILGRARMTLEEIQGSDTFDLANLSVAMRTMRQLLRTPS; encoded by the coding sequence ATGCAGACCAAGCTGGACGAAGCCAAGGCCGAGCTGCTCGAGAGGGCGGCCCGGGTAGCTGAGCACAGCCCGGGCGGGGGGCAACTTCCGACTGGGTCCGACAGCGGGGAGCGCCCTGACCGGGACCACATCCTCGCGTTCCTCCAGCGCTACTACCTGCACACCGCACCCGAGGACCTCACCGACCGCGACCCCGTCGACGTCTTCGGAGCAGCCGTCTCGCACTACCGCCTCGCGGAGAACCGTCCGCAGGGCACCGCCAACGTCCGGGTGCACACCCCGACCGTCGAGGAGAACGGCTGGACCTCCAGCCACTCGGTCGTCGAGGTCGTCACCGACGACATGCCCTTCCTCGTCGACTCGGTCACCAACGAGCTGTCCCGCCAGGGCCGCGGTATCCATGTGGTGATCCACCCGCAGATCGTGGTCCGCCGCGACGTCACCGGGAAGATGATCGAGGTCCTCAGCGGCGAGCCGACCGGCGCCGCACTGCCGCACGACGCCCTCGTCGAGTCCTGGATCCACGTCGAGATCGACCGGGAGACGGACCGGGCCGACCTGAAGCAGATCACCGCCGACCTGCTGCGCGTCCTGTCCGACGTCCGCGAGGCCGTCGAGGACTGGGAGAAGATGCGGGAGGCGGCGCTGCGGATCTCCGAGGAGCTGCCGCAGGAGCCCATTCCGGGCGATCTGCGCGAGGAGGAGGTCGACGAGGCCCGCGAACTGCTGCGCTGGCTCTCCGACGACCACTTCACGTTCCTCGGCTACCGCGAGTACAACCTGGTGGACGGCGACGCGCTGTCCGCCGTCCCGGGCACCGGCCTCGGCATCCTGCGCTCCGACCCGCACCACACCGGCGACGACGCCCACGGCCACCCCGTGAGTCCTTCGTTCAACCGGCTGCCCGCCGACGCCCGGGCCAAGGCCCGCGAGCACAAGCTGCTGATCCTGACCAAGGCCAACAGCCGGGCCACCGTGCACCGCCCCAGCTACCTCGACTACGTCGGCGTGAAGAAGTTCGACGCCGAGGGCAACGTCATCGGCGAGCGCCGCTTCCTCGGACTGTTCTCGTCGGCCGCGTACACCGAGTCCGTGCGCCGCGTCCCGGTCATCCGCCGCAAGGTGACCGAGGTCCTCGACGGCGCAGGCTTCTCCCCGCACAGCCACGACGGCCGCGACCTGCTGCAGATCCTGGAGACGTACCCGCGCGACGAGCTGTTCCAGACGCCCGTCGACGAGCTGCGCTCCATCGTGACCTCCGTCCTGTACCTGCAGGAGCGCCGCCGGCTGCGGCTCTACCTGCGCCAGGAGGAGTACGGCCGCTACTACTCGGCCCTGGTCTACCTGCCGCGCGACCGTTTCAACACCACCGTCCGCGAGCGGCTGACCGGGATCCTGAAGGAGGATCTCGGCGGCACCAGCGTCGACTTCACCCTCATGAGCACCGAGTCGGTGCTCACCCGGCTCCACTTCGTCGTCCGTGTCCCGTCCGGCACCGAGCTGACCCACCTCACCGACGTCGACAAGGAGCGACTGGAGGCCCGGCTGGCCGAGGCCGCCCGCTCCTGGGCCGACGGCTTCGCCGAGGCGCTCAACGCCGAACTGGGCGAGGAGCGCGCCGCCGAGCTGGCGCGCAAGTACGCCAGCGCCTTCCCCGAGGGCTACAAGGCCGACCACTCGCCGCGCGCCGCCGTCGCCGACCTCGTGCACCTGGAGCAGCTCACCCGGTCCGGCAAGGACTTCTCGCTGTCCCTCTACGAGCCGGTCGGGGCCGCGCCCGGGGAGCGTCGCTTCAAGATCTACCGCTTCGGCGAGCAGGTCTCGCTCTCGTCGGTGCTGCCGGTCCTCAACCGCCTCGGCGTCGAGGTCATCGACGAGCGCCCGTACGAGCTGCGCTGTGCGGACCGCACCCACGGCTGGGTCTACGACTTCGGTCTGCGGATGCCGACCGCGCCGGGCAACGGCGGGGAGTACCTGGGCGACGACGCCCGCGAGCGGTTCCAGGACGCGTTCTCGGCGGTGTGGACCGGTGCCGCCGAGAACGACACGTTCAACTCGCTGGTGCTGCGTGCCGGGCTCACCTGGCGCGAGGCGATGGTGCTGCGCGCATACGCCAAGTACCTGCGCCAGGCCGGGTCCACCTTCAGCCAGGACTACATGGAGGACACGCTCCTCAACAACGTCCACACCACGCGGCTGCTGATCAACCTGTTCGAGGCCCGGATGGCCCCGGACCGCCAGCGGGCCGGCACCGAGCTGACGGACGCCCTGCTGGAGGAGCTGGACGCCGCGCTGGACCAGGTCGCCTCGCTCGACGAGGACCGGATCCTGCGTTCCTTCCTCACCCTGATCAAGGCCACGCTGCGCACCAACTTCTTCCAGGAGGCGGGCGGCGGCACCTGGCACAGCTACGTGTCGATGAAGTTCGACCCGCAGGCCATTCCGGACCTGCCGGCGCCGCGCCCGGCGTACGAGATCTGGGTGTACTCACCGCGCGTCGAGGGCGTGCACCTGCGCTACGGGAAGGTCGCCCGCGGCGGTCTGCGCTGGTCCGACCGGCGTGAGGACTTCCGCACCGAGATCCTCGGCCTGGTCAAGGCGCAGATGGTGAAGAACACCGTCATCGTGCCGGTGGGCGCCAAGGGCGGCTTCGTCGCCAAGCAGCTCCCGGACCCGTCCGTGGACCGCGAGGCGTGGCTGGCGGAGGGCATCGCCTCCTACCGCACGTTCATCTCGGCGCTGCTCGACATCACCGACAACATGGTGGGCGGCGAGGTCGTGCCGCCGCCCGACGTGGTGCGCCACGACGGCGACGACACATATCTGGTCGTCGCGGCCGACAAGGGCACGGCGACGTTCTCCGACATCGCCAACGAGGTCGCGATCGCCTACAACTTCTGGCTCGGCGACGCCTTCGCCTCCGGTGGTTCGGCCGGTTACGACCACAAAGGCATGGGCATCACGGCCCGCGGTGCGTGGGAGTCGGTCAAGCGGCACTTCCGCGAGCTCGGGCACGACACCCAGACCGAGGACTTCACCGTGGTCGGCGTCGGCGACATGTCGGGTGACGTGTTCGGCAACGGCATGCTCCTCTCGGAGCACATCCGGCTGGTCGCGGCCTTCGACCACCGCCACATCTTCATCGACCCCGACCCGGACGCGGCCGTCTCGTACGCCGAGCGCCGCCGGCTGTTCGAGCTGCCCCGCTCCTCGTGGGCGGACTACGACACCGGGCTGCTGTCGCCGGGCGGCGGCATCCACCCCAGGACCGCCAAGTCGATCCCGGTCAACGCGCAGGTCCGCGAGGCCCTCGGTATCGAGCCCGGGGTCACGAAGCTGACGCCGGCCGAGCTGATGAAGGCGATCCTGCAGGCGCCGGTGGACCTGCTGTGGAACGGCGGCATCGGCACGTACGTCAAGGCGTCGGGCGAGTCCAACGCCGACGTCGGCGACAAGGCGAACGACGCCATCCGCGTCAACGGCGAGGACCTGCGGGTCAAGGTCGTCGGCGAGGGCGGCAACCTGGGCCTGACCCAGCTGGGCCGCATCGAGTTCGCACGCGGCGGCGGCCGGGTCAACACCGACGCCATCGACAACAGCGCCGGCGTGGACACCTCCGACCACGAGGTGAACATCAAGATCCTGCTCAACGGCCTCGTCGCCGAGGGCGACATGACCGTGAAGCAGCGCAACAAGCTGCTCGCCGAGATGACCGACGAGGTCGGCGGGCTGGTCCTGCGCAACAACTACGCGCAGAACGTGGCCCTGGCGAACGCCGTCGCCCAGTCGCCGAGCCTGCTCCACGCCCACCAGCGCTTCATGCGCCGGCTGGGCCGGGAGGGCGCGCTGGACCGGGCGCTGGAGTTCCTGCCGAACGACCGGCAGATCCGCGAGCTGCTCAACAACCGGCACGGCCTGTCGCAGCCCGAGCTCGCCGTCCTGCTCGCCTACACCAAGATCACGGTGGCGGAGGAGCTGATCGGCACCTCGCTGCCGGACGACCCGTATCTGCGGGGCCTGCTGCACGCGTACTTCCCCAAGCCGCTGCGGGAGCAGTTCCCCGAGGCGGTCGACGGCCACGCGCTGCGCCGCGAGATCGTCACGACGGTCCTGGTCAACGACACGGTGAACACGGGTGGTTCGACCTTCCTGCACCGGCTGCGCGAGGAGACCGGGGCGTCGGTCGAGGAGATCGTCCGGGCGCAGACCGCGGCCCGCGCGATCTTCGGCCTCGGAGAGGTGTGGGACGCCGTGGAGGCGCTGGACACCAAGGTCGCCGCCGACGTCCAGACCCGGATGCGACTGCACTCGCGCCGTCTCGTCGAGCGCGGCACCCGCTGGCTGCTCGGCAACCGGCCGCAGCCGCTGGAGCTGACGGAGACGATCGACTTCTTCGCGTCGCGCGTCGAGCAGGTCTGGGCCGAGCTGCCGAAGATGCTCAGCGGTGCCGACCTGGAGTGGTACGAGGGGCTGCTGGAGGAGTTCACGGCCGCCGGTGTCCCGGAGGAGCTGGCCACGCGGGTCGCCGGATTCTCCTCCGCCTTCCCGACGCTCGACATCGTGGCCATCGCGGACCGCACGGGCAAGGACCCGCTCGCCGTCGCCGAGGTCTACTACGACCTGGCCGACCGGCTGCGGATCACCGAGCTGATGGACCGGATCATCGAGCTGCCGCGGGCCGACCGCTGGCAGTCCATGGCCCGTGCCTCCATCCGCGAGGACCTGTACGCCGCGCACGCCGCGCTCACCGCGGACGTGCTCGCCGTGGGCAACGGGGCCTCGACGCCGGAGCAGCGCTTCAAGGCGTGGGAGGGGAAGAACGCGTCGATCCTGGGCCGTGCCCGGATGACGCTGGAGGAGATCCAGGGATCGGACACCTTCGACCTGGCGAACCTCTCGGTCGCCATGCGCACGATGCGGCAGCTGCTTCGCACGCCGAGCTGA
- a CDS encoding ABC transporter ATP-binding protein has protein sequence MDRPAGPADTTPAGGTGAGRTPTVVVDDVHITYGVNGARTGRGAATAALSRILSRRPRRDGGREVHAVKGVSFAAYQGEAIGLIGSNGSGKSTLLKAIAGLLPTARGRIYTHGQPSLLGVNAALMGDLTGERNVVLGGLAMGMTRDEVHARYDEIVDFSGINDKGDFISLPMRTYSSGMGARLRFSIAAAKSHDVLLIDEALATGDAGFQRRSRERIDELREEAGTVFLVSHSNSAITTTCDRALWLESGTLRMDGPAKEVVAAYEAFTRKK, from the coding sequence ATCGACCGCCCGGCGGGACCGGCGGACACCACCCCGGCCGGGGGTACCGGGGCCGGCAGAACCCCGACCGTCGTCGTGGACGACGTCCACATCACGTACGGGGTCAACGGCGCGAGGACCGGCCGCGGTGCCGCCACCGCCGCGCTGAGCCGCATCCTCTCCCGCCGCCCCCGCCGGGACGGCGGCCGTGAGGTCCACGCCGTCAAGGGCGTCAGCTTCGCCGCCTACCAGGGCGAGGCGATCGGGCTGATCGGCTCCAACGGCTCGGGCAAGTCCACCCTGCTCAAGGCGATCGCCGGTCTGCTGCCCACGGCCCGGGGCCGGATCTACACCCATGGCCAGCCGTCGCTGCTCGGGGTCAACGCGGCCCTGATGGGCGATCTGACCGGTGAGCGCAACGTCGTCCTCGGCGGCCTCGCGATGGGCATGACGCGCGACGAGGTCCACGCCCGCTACGACGAGATCGTGGACTTCTCGGGGATCAACGACAAGGGCGACTTCATCTCGCTGCCGATGCGGACGTACTCCTCCGGCATGGGCGCCCGGCTGCGCTTCTCCATCGCCGCCGCCAAGAGCCATGACGTACTGCTGATCGACGAGGCGCTGGCCACGGGCGACGCCGGATTCCAGCGACGGAGCCGAGAGCGGATCGACGAGCTGCGCGAGGAGGCCGGCACGGTGTTCCTCGTCAGCCACAGCAACTCCGCGATCACCACCACCTGCGACCGGGCGCTGTGGCTGGAGTCCGGGACGTTGCGGATGGACGGCCCGGCGAAGGAGGTCGTCGCGGCGTACGAGGCCTTCACCAGGAAGAAGTAG
- a CDS encoding ABC transporter permease, whose amino-acid sequence MSSQTITPPQAPPAESPTLGELAARHGLTVSGARPPLGRYIAQLWSRRHFITAFATARLTAQYSQARLGQVWQLMTPLLNATVYYFVFGVLMDTAKHVPDFVPFLVTGVFIWTFTANSVTAGTRAISGNIGIVRALHFPRAALPIGLALQQLQQLMFSMGALAVILMCFGEFPTFSWLLAVPALALQAVFSTGIAMVVARLAARTPDIAQLMPFLLRTWMYVSGVMWSIPIVLKHMELPGAVVLALRCNPVAVYIDLVRFALIDSYTKAQLPPHVWALALGWAVLLGVGGFVYFWKAEEQYGRG is encoded by the coding sequence GTGAGCAGCCAGACGATCACCCCGCCGCAGGCGCCACCGGCGGAATCCCCCACCCTCGGCGAACTCGCCGCCCGGCACGGGCTGACCGTGAGCGGCGCCCGGCCGCCGCTCGGCAGGTACATCGCGCAGCTCTGGTCCCGGCGACACTTCATCACCGCCTTCGCCACCGCGCGGCTCACCGCCCAGTACAGCCAGGCGCGACTCGGCCAGGTCTGGCAGCTGATGACCCCGCTGCTCAACGCGACCGTCTACTACTTCGTCTTCGGCGTCCTCATGGACACCGCGAAGCACGTCCCGGACTTCGTGCCGTTCCTGGTGACGGGCGTGTTCATCTGGACCTTCACGGCCAACTCCGTCACCGCCGGCACCCGCGCGATCTCCGGCAACATCGGCATCGTCCGGGCCCTGCACTTCCCCCGCGCCGCACTCCCCATCGGGCTCGCCCTGCAACAGCTCCAGCAGCTGATGTTCTCCATGGGCGCCCTGGCCGTGATCCTGATGTGCTTCGGCGAGTTCCCGACGTTCTCCTGGCTGCTGGCCGTGCCCGCCCTCGCGCTCCAGGCCGTCTTCAGCACCGGTATCGCGATGGTCGTCGCCCGCCTCGCCGCCCGCACCCCGGACATCGCCCAGTTGATGCCGTTCCTGTTGCGCACCTGGATGTACGTGTCCGGCGTGATGTGGAGCATTCCGATCGTCCTCAAGCACATGGAGTTGCCCGGGGCGGTGGTCCTGGCCCTGCGGTGCAACCCCGTGGCCGTCTACATCGACCTCGTGCGCTTCGCGCTCATCGACAGCTACACCAAGGCCCAGTTGCCGCCGCACGTCTGGGCACTCGCCCTCGGCTGGGCCGTGCTCCTCGGAGTGGGCGGCTTCGTGTACTTCTGGAAAGCGGAGGAGCAGTACGGCCGTGGCTGA
- a CDS encoding TetR/AcrR family transcriptional regulator: MTTDPRTRRAPAGAAVLREDVTEAIRAAVFEELATVGFARMSIEGIARRAGVGKTAVYRRWKSKLSLVLDLVSAFAAQGLPAPATGSLYGDVRALLEVASHALRHPVASQVIPDLLVEAARNPEIADTIRAALFDGRQGVAAVVVRDAVARGELPETADTDRALDLILGPLYWRLVVVRGDLPEGYLDDLAASVVAALTRD; encoded by the coding sequence ATGACCACGGACCCCCGCACCCGACGTGCCCCCGCGGGAGCCGCAGTGCTCCGGGAGGACGTGACCGAGGCGATCCGCGCCGCCGTCTTCGAGGAACTGGCCACGGTCGGCTTCGCCCGGATGTCGATCGAGGGCATCGCCCGCCGGGCGGGCGTCGGCAAGACCGCCGTCTACCGGCGCTGGAAGTCCAAGCTCTCCCTCGTCCTCGACCTGGTCTCGGCCTTCGCCGCGCAGGGCCTCCCCGCCCCGGCCACCGGCTCGCTGTACGGGGACGTCCGCGCCCTGCTCGAGGTGGCCTCGCACGCGCTGCGCCACCCCGTCGCCTCCCAGGTCATCCCCGACCTGCTGGTCGAGGCGGCCCGCAACCCGGAGATCGCCGACACCATCAGGGCCGCCCTGTTCGACGGGCGGCAGGGCGTCGCCGCGGTCGTCGTCCGGGACGCGGTGGCCAGGGGCGAGCTCCCGGAGACGGCCGACACCGACCGCGCCTTGGACCTGATCCTCGGCCCGCTGTACTGGCGGCTCGTGGTCGTGCGCGGCGATCTGCCCGAGGGGTACCTGGACGATCTGGCCGCATCGGTGGTCGCGGCTCTCACCCGCGACTGA